Proteins encoded within one genomic window of Terriglobia bacterium:
- a CDS encoding ATP-binding protein: protein MSLRYKRPESDTVNEEIAELRRRLEEAEETLRAIQSGDVDALVVQAPAGHRIYTLESADRPYRLLVEEMQQGAITLDDNGTVLYSNLRFAEMLGRQQEELIGLPLTEAILAEDRLLYQDSLQKGKSGPSQGEVRIQRADNVPIPVLITFNRLPPDSGAALGALITDLTSQKHHERREALLVMERRARAEAEAANRLKDEFLATVSHELRTPLNAILGWASILRSGAFESEQINAALETIERNARAQKQLIEDLLDVSRIITGKLRLDVRIIDPVAYINAAIDALEPAAGAKGVRITKLLNTAVGEISADADRLQQIVWNLVSNAIKFTSRGGAIEVRLGRLGSDAEIVVADTGKGITQDFLPLVFDRFRQADSTITRSHGGLGLGLSIVRHLVELHGGEVHAYSQGEGQGATFIVKLPLVSRHDRPNSGKAVRPEAIRNALPDVESSDRLKGLSVLAVDDEPDARDLVKIMLERSGASVTVAPSAERALAALNESKFDLIVADIGMPGTDGYQLMQTLRTLPADRGGRTPAVALTAYAGTEDRLRVLRSGYEMHVAKPLEYSELVTVIENIVGRHRQ, encoded by the coding sequence ATGAGCTTGCGATATAAGCGTCCCGAAAGCGATACGGTCAACGAAGAGATCGCCGAATTGCGGCGCCGGCTGGAAGAAGCCGAGGAGACGCTCCGCGCAATACAAAGCGGCGACGTCGACGCCCTGGTCGTGCAGGCGCCGGCAGGACATCGCATTTACACGCTTGAAAGCGCCGACCGCCCTTACCGTCTGCTCGTGGAGGAGATGCAGCAGGGTGCAATAACGCTGGATGATAACGGAACCGTCTTATACAGCAATTTGCGATTCGCGGAAATGCTCGGAAGGCAGCAGGAGGAACTGATCGGCCTTCCTCTAACCGAAGCAATCCTCGCCGAAGACCGCTTGTTATATCAGGATTCGCTCCAGAAGGGAAAAAGCGGGCCGAGCCAGGGCGAAGTGCGTATTCAACGGGCAGACAACGTTCCAATACCTGTTCTGATCACATTCAACAGGCTGCCTCCCGATAGTGGCGCTGCTCTCGGTGCGCTGATTACGGACCTGACTTCACAAAAGCATCACGAAAGACGGGAAGCACTGCTCGTCATGGAACGGAGGGCGCGTGCCGAAGCTGAAGCTGCCAATCGGCTGAAGGACGAATTCCTGGCTACCGTGTCTCACGAATTGCGCACGCCGCTGAATGCGATATTGGGATGGGCCAGCATTCTACGTTCCGGAGCTTTCGAGTCCGAACAAATCAATGCCGCGCTGGAGACGATCGAGCGGAACGCGCGGGCTCAGAAGCAACTCATTGAAGACCTGCTCGATGTTTCACGGATTATCACAGGTAAGCTCCGTCTGGATGTCCGCATTATCGATCCGGTAGCCTATATCAACGCCGCGATTGACGCGCTCGAGCCTGCCGCCGGAGCGAAGGGCGTCCGGATAACTAAACTTTTGAACACGGCGGTTGGTGAGATTTCCGCCGATGCCGACCGCCTGCAGCAGATTGTCTGGAATCTCGTATCCAACGCTATCAAGTTCACGTCGCGCGGCGGGGCCATTGAAGTACGCCTCGGGCGCCTCGGATCCGACGCTGAAATCGTCGTGGCGGATACAGGGAAGGGCATTACGCAGGACTTTCTGCCGCTTGTTTTCGACCGCTTCCGTCAGGCGGACTCGACCATCACGCGCTCGCATGGAGGGCTCGGCCTCGGTCTCAGTATTGTCCGGCACCTGGTCGAACTTCACGGAGGAGAGGTCCACGCCTATAGTCAGGGAGAGGGACAGGGTGCGACGTTCATTGTAAAACTCCCGCTTGTCTCACGCCACGATCGCCCCAATTCCGGCAAGGCCGTCCGGCCCGAAGCCATCCGCAATGCGCTGCCGGATGTTGAATCTTCGGACCGGCTGAAAGGCCTCAGCGTGCTTGCTGTCGACGATGAACCCGATGCGCGCGATCTCGTTAAGATCATGCTCGAAAGATCCGGAGCCAGCGTAACAGTTGCTCCCTCCGCCGAACGCGCTCTCGCAGCACTGAACGAATCGAAATTCGATTTGATCGTCGCAGATATCGGGATGCCCGGCACGGATGGCTATCAGTTAATGCAGACGCTCCGGACCCTGCCCGCAGACCGTGGAGGACGGACTCCCGCTGTCGCGCTCACAGCGTATGCCGGGACCGAGGATCGCTTGCGCGTGCTCCGCTCGGGGTACGAGATGCATGTGGCGAAGCCCCTCGAATACTCTGAGCTGGTAACCGTCATCGAAAACATCGTCGGCCGCCACCGCCAATAG
- a CDS encoding aminopeptidase, translated as MNGILSLCLVWLAILPFGYYLQAIHGEVQLLTHRQSIDKLIAEAKTPEKLRQQLQLVQQLRQFAMNELKLPVDGDYDKYVEVHRKYVVWDVQAAPEFSLQPKAWRYPFVGSLEYRGYFSEKSANDYGKGLAKKGFDVYVDGVDAYSTLGWFKDPLLSTFIDNTEAELAELLFHELAHKRIFAAGDTDFNEAYATTVGQEGARLWLRSRGETSLLEQYNAAIQRDDEFVHLVMDARALLEKVYGDMVGKDGSVTAARTPPGPPAELRREKQRVFDDLRHQYEELKTKWGGYSGYDDWFARDLNNAKLNTVANYYDYLPPFQRLLQQNGGDIPKFNAAVEVLSKKPFAQRHQELRSLMAAARHCGIAAAG; from the coding sequence GTGAACGGTATTTTAAGTCTCTGCCTGGTCTGGTTGGCGATTCTGCCGTTTGGCTATTACCTGCAAGCCATTCACGGTGAGGTCCAGCTGCTCACGCACCGTCAATCGATAGATAAACTGATTGCCGAAGCCAAAACGCCCGAAAAGCTCCGGCAACAATTGCAGCTCGTCCAGCAACTCCGCCAGTTCGCCATGAATGAGCTCAAACTTCCAGTCGATGGCGATTACGATAAGTATGTCGAGGTGCACCGGAAGTATGTCGTCTGGGACGTCCAGGCAGCGCCGGAATTTTCACTTCAGCCCAAGGCCTGGCGGTATCCCTTCGTCGGGAGCCTCGAGTACCGCGGCTATTTTTCCGAGAAGAGCGCAAACGATTACGGTAAAGGTCTGGCAAAAAAGGGATTCGACGTATACGTCGACGGCGTCGATGCCTACTCCACGCTTGGCTGGTTCAAGGATCCCCTGCTGAGTACGTTCATCGACAACACCGAAGCGGAGTTGGCTGAACTGCTGTTCCACGAACTTGCCCACAAGCGCATTTTTGCCGCCGGTGATACCGACTTCAATGAAGCCTACGCGACAACCGTCGGCCAGGAAGGCGCGCGGCTCTGGCTGCGCTCAAGGGGCGAAACCAGTCTGTTGGAGCAATATAACGCCGCAATCCAACGCGATGACGAGTTCGTGCACCTGGTCATGGACGCCCGCGCCCTGCTGGAAAAAGTGTACGGCGACATGGTAGGTAAGGACGGCAGCGTCACGGCTGCTCGAACCCCGCCGGGCCCGCCAGCCGAATTGCGCCGCGAGAAACAGCGCGTTTTCGATGATTTGCGCCATCAATATGAGGAACTCAAGACAAAGTGGGGCGGCTATTCCGGCTACGATGACTGGTTCGCGCGCGACCTGAATAACGCCAAACTCAACACCGTCGCCAATTACTATGACTACTTGCCGCCTTTCCAGCGTTTGCTTCAGCAGAACGGCGGCGATATCCCGAAATTCAACGCTGCCGTCGAAGTCCTATCCAAAAAGCCCTTCGCACAACGCCATCAGGAGCTTCGCAGTCTCATGGCAGCTGCACGCCATTGCGGCATAGCGGCGGCTGGCTGA
- a CDS encoding circadian clock KaiB family protein codes for MAPGKKYKATKEFEQALKDASNEKYVLRLYLTGMTARSMEALATIRAICEEHLHGRYILEVIDIYKNPSLAKDEQIIAVPTLIKELPKPLRRFVGNLSDEERVLLGLDLRRKTES; via the coding sequence ATGGCGCCGGGGAAGAAATACAAGGCGACCAAGGAGTTCGAGCAGGCTCTGAAAGATGCTTCGAACGAAAAGTATGTCCTGCGGCTGTATTTGACCGGAATGACCGCCCGCTCGATGGAGGCTCTTGCGACGATCCGAGCCATCTGCGAGGAACACCTTCATGGCCGTTATATACTGGAAGTAATCGATATTTATAAGAATCCCAGTCTTGCGAAAGACGAACAAATCATCGCCGTTCCTACATTGATCAAGGAGCTGCCCAAACCGCTGCGCCGGTTCGTCGGCAATCTCTCGGATGAGGAGCGGGTGTTGTTGGGGTTGGATTTGCGCCGGAAGACTGAATCATGA
- a CDS encoding PadR family transcriptional regulator produces METQNLLPGTLDLLILKTLTQGSKHGYAIAEHLRAVSDDVLQVGESSLYPALQRLLVNGWVKAEWGASENNRRARYYTLTAGGRKQLRFEEQDFDRMIAAIRKVLQTA; encoded by the coding sequence ATGGAAACACAAAATCTACTGCCCGGCACGCTCGATCTCTTGATTTTGAAAACCCTGACGCAAGGCTCGAAACACGGCTACGCGATCGCGGAACATCTCCGCGCCGTTTCCGATGACGTGCTTCAGGTGGGCGAAAGCTCTCTGTATCCGGCCCTGCAGAGGTTGCTGGTCAATGGCTGGGTGAAGGCGGAATGGGGCGCATCGGAAAACAACCGGCGCGCCCGTTATTACACGCTGACGGCGGGCGGCCGCAAGCAGTTGCGCTTCGAAGAACAGGATTTCGACCGGATGATTGCCGCAATCCGGAAAGTCCTGCAGACCGCTTGA
- a CDS encoding circadian clock KaiB family protein, which yields MKDRKPSKPAGRAGAAKEFPWELRLYVAGRSPKSLFAFSNLKKICEEYLPGQYSIEVIDLLENPQLAAGDEIVAIPTLVRKLPEPLRKIVGDLSNTERTLIGLQLRPGRPGAGSPGAQ from the coding sequence ATGAAAGACAGGAAACCATCGAAACCCGCCGGACGCGCCGGGGCTGCCAAAGAGTTCCCCTGGGAACTCCGGTTGTATGTTGCCGGCCGGTCGCCAAAGTCATTGTTTGCATTTTCCAATTTGAAAAAGATCTGCGAAGAGTACCTGCCGGGACAATATTCGATCGAGGTCATCGATCTTCTGGAGAATCCTCAACTCGCCGCAGGCGATGAGATTGTGGCTATTCCGACGCTGGTGCGAAAACTTCCCGAACCGCTGCGCAAAATCGTTGGCGACCTGAGCAATACAGAACGAACGTTGATCGGCTTGCAGCTCAGGCCCGGAAGGCCCGGCGCCGGTTCGCCGGGAGCCCAGTAA
- the kaiC gene encoding circadian clock protein KaiC produces the protein MSKTTQSRGELAKQFPKAKTGIEGLDELTGGGLPRGRPTLVCGGAGCGKTLLSMEFLVRGATQYGEPGVFMSFEETAGELAQNVRSLGFDLEALVKQKKLAIDFVRVERHEIEETGDYDLEGLFIRLGHAIDSIGAKRVALDTIETLFSGLSNEGILRAELRRLFRWLKEKGVTAVITGERGAGTLTRHGLEEYVSDCVIVLDHRVIDEIATRRIRVVKYRGSVHGTNEYPFLIDEKGFSVLPITSLGLQHAASNERITTGIPRLDAMLGGRGYYRGTTVLVSGSAEGGKTSIASQFVDATCKRGERCLYLSLEESPGQLSRNMRSIGLDLAPWIKQGLLVLRSERATSQGLELHLATVHKQVEDLQPQVVVFDPISSVIRAGTRRDASTMLTRLIDFLKMKNITALLTSLTSDKEGYLEQTDVDVSSLVDTWLLLRDVENGGERNRLLYVLKSRGMEHSNQVREFLLTDHGIELQDVYLGSEGVLTGSARKSQEAREKAEAKVREEEIEARQRDLGRRRTAVEAQIASLRKEFEVEEAEAARLIEQLKSQEQVVQDDRERMSVSRQADRDAEDLHLPRRGRRK, from the coding sequence ATGTCAAAGACAACTCAGAGTCGCGGGGAGCTGGCAAAACAGTTTCCGAAAGCCAAAACCGGGATCGAGGGATTAGATGAGCTTACCGGGGGTGGACTTCCCCGGGGGCGGCCGACGCTCGTATGCGGTGGTGCAGGCTGTGGAAAGACTCTGCTTTCGATGGAGTTCCTGGTCCGCGGCGCCACACAGTACGGCGAGCCCGGCGTCTTCATGTCCTTCGAGGAAACTGCCGGGGAATTGGCGCAAAACGTCCGATCGCTGGGTTTCGATCTGGAAGCCCTGGTCAAGCAGAAAAAACTCGCCATTGACTTCGTTCGTGTCGAGCGTCATGAAATCGAGGAGACCGGGGATTACGATCTGGAGGGATTGTTCATCCGGCTCGGCCATGCCATCGATTCGATTGGCGCCAAACGCGTGGCGCTGGATACGATCGAGACCTTGTTCAGCGGCTTATCCAATGAAGGAATTTTGCGGGCTGAACTCCGCCGCCTGTTCCGCTGGTTGAAAGAGAAGGGTGTAACGGCCGTTATTACCGGAGAACGGGGCGCCGGTACTCTCACCCGCCACGGGCTGGAAGAGTACGTCTCCGACTGTGTGATCGTCCTCGACCACCGCGTGATCGACGAGATTGCGACGCGCCGGATCAGAGTTGTCAAATACCGGGGATCGGTTCACGGAACCAACGAGTACCCGTTTCTGATCGACGAAAAAGGTTTCAGCGTTTTACCCATCACTTCACTCGGCCTGCAACACGCCGCCAGCAACGAACGGATCACCACGGGGATACCTCGATTGGATGCCATGTTAGGCGGCCGCGGCTATTATCGCGGCACCACCGTGCTGGTGTCGGGTTCGGCGGAAGGGGGGAAAACCAGCATCGCTTCACAGTTTGTGGATGCAACCTGCAAAAGGGGCGAACGCTGTCTGTATCTTTCTCTGGAGGAGTCGCCGGGCCAACTCAGCCGCAACATGCGTTCGATCGGATTGGACCTGGCTCCCTGGATCAAGCAGGGCCTTCTGGTCTTGCGATCTGAACGTGCGACTTCCCAGGGGCTGGAATTACATCTGGCGACCGTTCACAAACAGGTCGAGGACTTACAACCGCAGGTCGTCGTTTTCGATCCCATCAGCAGTGTCATCCGGGCAGGAACCCGCAGAGATGCCTCAACCATGCTGACGCGTCTTATCGACTTCCTGAAAATGAAAAATATCACTGCATTGCTGACGAGTCTGACCTCCGATAAAGAGGGCTATCTGGAACAGACCGATGTCGATGTTTCATCGCTCGTAGACACCTGGCTGCTGCTTCGGGACGTTGAGAATGGCGGGGAACGAAACCGGCTGCTGTACGTTCTCAAATCGCGTGGCATGGAGCACTCCAACCAGGTGCGCGAGTTTTTGCTGACCGATCATGGCATCGAATTGCAGGATGTGTACCTGGGGTCCGAAGGCGTGCTTACAGGTTCAGCCAGAAAGTCGCAGGAGGCTCGCGAGAAGGCCGAGGCTAAAGTGAGAGAAGAGGAAATCGAAGCCAGGCAGCGGGATCTCGGCCGCCGGCGCACGGCCGTGGAGGCGCAGATTGCCTCGCTGCGAAAGGAATTTGAAGTCGAAGAGGCAGAGGCCGCGCGCCTGATCGAACAACTCAAGAGTCAGGAACAGGTTGTTCAAGACGACCGCGAACGCATGTCGGTCAGCCGTCAGGCAGATCGAGACGCGGAAGATCTCCACCTCCCGCGCCGGGGCCGCCGCAAATGA